A stretch of the Corylus avellana chromosome ca6, CavTom2PMs-1.0 genome encodes the following:
- the LOC132184426 gene encoding probable glutathione S-transferase: MGEVKLIATTQSLFCTRVEWALKLKGVEYEFIEEEDLRNKSPLLLKYNPVHKKVPLLLHHGKPIAESLVILEYIEETWKENPLLPQDPYERALARFWAQFLGDKCVFGAWEAAHKAEGEEKTKAIESAQESLAFLEKQIAGKKYFGGEEIGFLDIVAGWIPHWLSVMEEVGGMKLLEAEKFPLLHEWAHNFIQIPLIRECIPPREKLLDYFNASISYMRSLATNKQ, encoded by the exons ATGGGGGAGGTGAAGTTGATTGCTACTACCCAAAGCCTTTTCTGCACCAGGGTTGAATGGGCATTAAAGCTTAAAGGAGTGGAATATGAGttcatagaagaagaagatttgaGAAACAAGAGTCCATTGCTGCTCAAGTACAACCCTGTTCATAAGAAAGTCCCATTGCTGCTGCACCATGGCAAACCGATTGCTGAGTCTCTTGTCATCCTTGAATACATCGAGGAGACTTGGAAGGAGAACCCTCTGCTTCCCCAAGATCCCTATGAGAGAGCCCTGGCTAGGTTTTGGGCACAGTTTCTTGGCGACAAG TGTGTGTTTGGGGCATGGGAAGCAGCTCACAAGGCTGAAGGAGAGGAAAAGACAAAGGCTATAGAGTCTGCACAAGAATCACTGGCGTTTCTTGAGAAGCAGATTGCAGGGAAGAAGTATTTTGGAGGAGAAGAGATAGGGTTTCTGGACATAGTAGCGGGTTGGATTCCTCATTGGCTTAGTGTTATGGAAGAAGTCGGAGGCATGAAGTTACTTGAAGCTGAGAAGTTTCCATTGCTCCATGAATGGGCTCACAACTTCATCCAAATTCCACTCATCAGAGAATGCATTCCCCCAAGAGAAAAGCTTCTCGACTATTTTAATGCGAGTATAAGCTACATGCGTTCCTTAGCAACCAATAAGCAGTGA
- the LOC132185366 gene encoding uncharacterized protein LOC132185366 — protein sequence MDSRPYILNVFNLNYPIHLLKFTRQGFSREGKRQLDDSTSKWQWAHKQRSEVEESVKVLKQAAKTRKVAAEDILSAFSVIEKAKIEPSGFLDTLGGSKSPGRTWMLIFTAENKLKGGRYFPLTAVQRFDAAAKRIENGVYLGPIGSLTFEGKFTWKQRILAFIFECIRIKIGPLNPLEISLGQKEDREPSTKDPFFIWFYVDEEIAVARGRSGGTAFWLRCHRVAA from the exons ATGGATAGTAGACCATATATTCTGAACGTATTTAATCTAAATTATCCAATCCACTTGCTGAAATTCACACGACAAGGCTTCTCAAGAGAAGGGAAACGACAACTCGACGACAGCACGAGCAAATGGCAATGGGCTCACAAACAGCGTTCT GAAGTGGAAGAGAGTGTGAAAGTGCTGAAACAGGCTGCTAAGACAAGAAAGGTTGCGGCAGAAGACATTTTGTCTGCATTTTCTGTTATTGAAAAGGCAAAGATTGAGCCCTCCGGGTTTCTTGATACACTAGGTGGATCAAAATCCCCTGGCAGAACATGGATGCTTATTTTCACTGCTGAG AATAAATTGAAGGGCGGTCGTTATTTTCCTCTCACAGCTGTTCAGAGGTTCGATGCAGCC GCAAAGAGAATTGAGAATGGAGTATATCTTGGACCAATTGGATCCTTAACGTTTGAAGGCAAATTTACATGGAAGCAGAGAATACTGGCCTTCATTTTCGAGTGTATTCGTATAAAAATTGGACCTTTGAATCCCTTGGAAATTAGCCTTGGCCAAAAAGAGGACAGGGAGCCAAGCACCAAGGATCCTTTCTTTATCTGGTTTTATGTTGATGAGGAAATAGCAGTTGCTCGAGGCAGAAGTGGGGGGACTGCATTTTGGCTGCGCTGTCACCGTGTTGCTGCTTGA
- the LOC132184752 gene encoding probable LRR receptor-like serine/threonine-protein kinase At3g47570 gives MMLIERPSHILPLLGLLLVQSCMLELAQSSTNLTDQSALIAFSSKITSGPNETVLAGNWSTTTNFCNWIGISCSRRRQRVTALNLSHVGLQGTISPYIGNLSFLVSLDLSNNSFFGSMPHEIGRLHRLRILSLPYNNLEGSIPPTLQNCQNLREIDLTKNHLTTAIPSTLANVSSLENLYLEGNNITGVFPLVIFNISSLIVISLRKNHISGTLPMDLCSHCPNLQNLVISFNEFSGKLPSQMRYCRELSLLSLSYNKFDGSIPEGFGSLEKLEVLLLGGNNLTGNIPPSLTISNLSSLFIIEIAQNNIKGSIPSDLWRFPNLQFLNFGGNKFSGHIPSYLSNCSTLSMVDFDGNFLSGPIPTSLGHLKYLEGLFLGGNQLTGEPENQELNILSSLSNCKFLTTLDLSHNPLDITLPDSIGNFSTTLRTMSLTKSKIKGHIPMSIGSLKGLATLALEGNNLTGTIPSTVGGLEGLQRLLLGHNKIEGFIPKDICMLKNLGELSLSNNKISGSIPNCISNLIHLQMLYLGSNRLESPIPLNLWSLENLLFLNLSLNFLSGYLSPNMKTLRAIEIIDLSWNQITGNIPRIIGTFESLSYLNLSRNSFQGDIPQSFGDLKGLDMLDLSYNNLSGVIPKSIEALSHLKYLNVSFNKLSGEIPSSGPFANFTAKSFSGNKALCGNPIFGVPPCPNPSFQGSKVPSLFNTLRVLKHRWISYQELCQGTNNFCESNLLGAGGFGSVYKGILFDGTIVAVKVLNLQLSGAFKSFDAECKVLRTIRHRNLVKVISTCSNLEFRALVLQYMSNGSLERWLYSYNYCLNLLHRVNIMVDVASALDYLHHGLSESVVHCDLKPTNILLDDDMVAHVSDFGIAKILVENKDATQTKTLGTLGYIAPEYGSEGKVSIKSDVYSYGILLLEMITRKKPTDDMFVGELTLRQWINTSLPDRMMEVVDDGLLRTENGRDVTIMQSVLSSIMELGLRCSEDLPDERVNIKDVLVKLQKIKLTLFENRNRGV, from the exons ATGATGCTAATAGAAAGGCCATCCCATATTCTCCCACTCTTGGGTTTGCTGTTGGTGCAGTCATGCATGCTTGAGTTAGCCCAATCTTCCACCAACCTTACCGACCAATCAGCTCTCATTGCCTTCAGTTCTAAAATCACTTCCGGCCCAAACGAAACAGTCTTGGCAGGTAACTGGTCCACAACTACAAACTTCTGCAATTGGATTGGCATCTCATGTAGCAGACGTAGGCAAAGAGTCACTGCTTTGAACCTTTCTCACGTGGGTCTCCAAGGCACCATTTCTCCTTATATTGGTAACCTCTCTTTCCTGGTCTCACTTGATCTTTCTAACAACAGCTTCTTTGGTTCTATGCCGCATGAGATCGGTCGCCTACATCGCTTGAGAATACTCTCGTTGCCATACAACAATTTGGAAGGTAGTATCCCTCCAACATTGCAAAATTGTCAGAATCTTCGAGAAATAGATCTTACAAAGAACCATCTTACGACCGCAATTCCATCAACCCTCGCCAACGTATCGTCATTGGAGAACTTATATTTGGAAGGCAACAACATCACTGGTGTATTTCCTCTTGTTATCTTTAACATATCCTCTCTAATCGTAATTTCTCTTAGAAAAAATCACATCTCAGGAACTCTTCCAATGGATCTCTGCAGCCACTGTCCTAATCTTCAAAACCTTGTCATTTCATTTAACGAATTCAGTGGAAAGCTTCCTTCACAAATGAGGTATTGTAGAGAGCTTTCACTCTTATCTCTATCATACAATAAATTTGATGGGAGTATTCCAGAAGGTTTTGGGAGTTTAGAAAAGCTTGAAGTGCTATTACTTGGAGGAAACAACTTAACCGGTAATATACCTCCTAGTCTTACCATTAGTAACTTGTCGAGCttatttataattgaaattGCGCAAAACAACATTAAAGGAAGCATTCCAAGTGATTTATGGCGTTTTCCAAATCTGCAATTTCTAAATTTTGGTGGAAACAAATTTAGTGGTCACATCCCATCATATCTTTCAAATTGTTCCACGCTCTCCATGGTAGATTTCGATGGAAACTTTCTCTCTGGACCAATTCCCACAAGTCTTGGACACTTAAAATATCTCGAAGGACTTTTTTTGGGTGGCAATCAGCTAACAGGGGAGCCCGAAAATCAAGAGCTTAATATCCTTTCATCTTTAtctaattgcaaatttttaacaACTTTGGACCTATCCCACAATCCCTTGGATATTACTCTTCCGGATTCTATTGGAAACTTTTCAACTACCCTTCGTACCATGTCTCTaaccaaaagcaaaataaagggTCATATTCCAATGAGTATTGGTTCCTTAAAAGGCTTGGCCACACTTGCTTTGGAAGGAAACAATTTGACTGGAACCATACCATCCACAGTTGGGGGATTGGAGGGGTTACAAAGATTACTTCTTGGtcataataaaattgaaggattCATTCCAAAAGACATATGTATGCTAAAGAACTTAGGTGAGTTATCTCTCTCAAATAACAAAATCTCTGGATCCATCCCAAATTGTATTTCGAACCTCATTCATCTGCAAATGCTATACTTGGGATCTAATAGGCTGGAATCACcaataccattaaatttatggagCCTTGAGAATCTATTATTTTTgaatctatcattgaatttcCTTAGTGGATATTTGTCTCCAAACATGAAAACATTGCGTGCTATTGAAATCATAGATTTATCTTGGAACCAAATTACTGGAAATATTCCAAGGATTATCGGAACTTTTGAAAGCCTAAGTTATCTTAATTTGTCAAGGAACTCATTTCAAGGAGACATTCCACAATCTTTTGGAGACTTGAAAGGATTAGATATGTTAGACCTCTCATACAATAATCTCTCTGGTGTAATTCCTAAGTCTATTGAGGCGCTTTCACATCTCAAGTATTTGAATGTTTCTTTCAACAAGCTATCTGGAGAGATTCCATCTAGTGGGCCTTTTGCAAACTTTACAGCTAAATCATTCTCAGGAAACAAAGCACTTTGTGGGAATCCAATTTTTGGAGTTCCACCTTGTCCAAACCCAAGCTTCCAAGGATCAAAG GTTCCAAGTTTATTTAATACATTGCGTGTATTGAAGCATAGATGGATATCATATCAAGAGCTTTGCCAAGGGACAAACAACTTTTGTGAAAGCAACTTGCTAGGAGCTGGAGGTTTTGGTTCGGTGTACAAAGGAATACTATTTGACGGGACAATTGTTGCTGTTAAAGTTCTAAATTTGCAACTGTCGGGTGCTTTCAAAAGTTTCGATGCTGAATGCAAGGTCTTACGGACAATCCGACATAGGAATCTTGTAAAGGTTATAAGTACATGCTCCAACCTTGAGTTCAGAGCTTTAGTACTGCAATACATGTCGAATGGTAGCCTTGAAAGGTGGTTATACTCTTATAACTACTGCCTGAATCTTCTTCATAGAGTAAACATTATGGTTGATGTTGCATCGGCGTTGGACTATCTCCACCACGGTCTATCAGAATCGGTGGTGCACTGTGACTTGAAGCCTACCAATATCCTTCTAGATGATGACATGGTTGCACACGTCAGTGACTTTGgcattgcaaaaattttggtggaaAATAAGGATGCTACACAAACCAAAACTCTTGGTACACTTGGTTATATCGCACCAG AGTATGGTTCTGAAGGAAAAGTGTCCATCAAAAGTGACGTTTATAGCTATGGTATATTATTGTTGGAGATGATCACAAGAAAGAAACCAACCGACGACATGTTTGTAGGAGAATTGACTTTGAGACAATGGATAAACACATCACTTCCTGACAGAATGATGGAAGTTGTGGATGATGGTTTATTGAGAACGGAAAATGGAAGAGATGTAACTATCATGCAAAGTGTTCTTTCATCCATCATGGAATTAGGCTTAAGGTGTTCTGAGGACTTACCAGATGAAAGAGTCAATATCAAAGATGTGCTTGTGaagcttcaaaaaattaaactgacACTGTTTGAAAATAGAAACAGGGGTGTCTGA